The Helicobacter cetorum MIT 00-7128 region GTTAAATTTGACACATTTCATTAGTTTGCAAAAAATGCTTTAATCCCTTAGTATTTTAAATGCTGTAAAACAATCCCTAATATTGAAAATCTATGATTTAAAAAATAGATAAATTTTGGTAGAGTTAGGTAGGTTTTAAGCTTAAGGCGCTACAATTTCTTTTTTTAAAAAATTAATATAATTATGAGAGGCTTACAAGTGAAAATTTTTATCTCTTGCCAGTCGTTATTGCGCCAAAAGGCGTTAGAGACTTATTTGAATGATTATCTATCAAGCTTAAAAGATTGTGATTTTATTTTGACAGATAAGTTTATAGACACCAATAAGCCTCTTTGTGTTATAGAAAAATATCTAAGAATGCCTTTTAGTCAAAAAAGTGTTGAAGAAGATGTTAAAAGATTTTATAGATACTTATTGCAAAAAAATATCCTAAGGGCTCATCAAGTCGCAATGCTTGCCATAAGAGAGAATGAAAAAGAGTGCCAAATCCGTGAATTACTAGAGGAGTATACTAAAAAGCTATGTCAAATCATCAAAACCCCCTTGTAAAGAAATTCAAAATTATTGGAGGGGCTTGCAAAGGGTTGTCTTTAAATTTGCCTACAACCTCTAGCACTCGCCCCACTAAAGCAATTGTGCGAGAATCCTTTTTTAACACCTTGCAGACAGAAATTTATGGAGCGCATTTTATAGAAGTGTTTGGAGGCAGTGCCTCTATGGGGTTAGAGGCTCTAAGTAGGGGGGCAGAAAGTGCGTTATTTTTTGAACAAAACAAGAGCGCTTATAAGACTATTTTAGAAAATATCGCCTTAGTAGAAAAGCGTTTGCAATGCTCTAATAGAGCGCATGCAATCTATGATGACACCTTCAAACATTTGCCTAATTTATCCTTAAAAGATAATGGATTGAATATTATTTATTTAGACCCTCCTTTTGAAACAAGTGGTTTTAAGGGGATTTATGAGCAATGTTTTTGTGCGCTTGAAACCTTGCTTAATCGTTCTAATAGAACCAATCTTTTAGTGGTGTTTGAGCATGAGAGTGTGTATAAAATACCTAAAAATCTAGTAACTTTAGCTATAATCAAGCAAAAAAAGTTTGGAAAAACCACTTTGAGTTATTTCCAATAATTAAAACAAAGGATAGGCATGGCAGAGGAAGCTCAAGAGAATACAGAGCAAGCCCCAAAAAAAAGTAAGGCGCTTTTATTTGTGGTAATTGGAAGTGTGGTGGTCATGCTTTTATTGGTGGGCGTGATTGTAATGCTCCTTATGGGGAATAAAGAAGAGGCAAAAGATAAGGACAATAACGCTCCTAGCACCACTAAAGAGGCTAGTGCTAATCCTAAGGCTAATAAAACTCAAGATGCCAAAGAGGGTTCTAATATTCAGCAATATCTAGTGCTTGGCCCTTTGTATGCAATTGATGCGCCCTTTGTGGTGAATCTAGTTTCACAAAATGGCAGGCGCTATCTTAAAACTTCTATTTCATTAGAGCTTAATAATGAGAAATTGCTTAATGAAATTAAGATTAAAGATACAGCCATTAAGGATACGATTATAGAAATCCTATCTTCTAAGAGTGTGGAAGAGGTAGTTACAAATAAAGGAAAAAACAAGCTTAAAGATGAGATTAAAAGCCATTTAAATTCGTTTTTAATTGATGGCTTTATTAAGAATGTGTTTTTTACGGATTTTGTTATTCAGTAATTAAGTGGTAGGTGTGGATATTGTCTCTATCGCAAGGATAGAGAAGAGTTTAAAACGCTTTGAAAGGAAGTTTTTAGAGCGTTTTTTAAACCCAGAAGAAATTGTGCTTTGCAATAATAAACTGCCTACAATTGCAGGCTTTTGGGCATTAAAAGAAGCTTGTTCTAAGGCATTAGGTGTAGGAATCTCTAAGGAATTAGGCTTTTTAGATATTCATATTTCTAAAAGCCCTAGAAATGCCCCCTTAATCACACTTTCTAAAGAAAAAATGAATTATTTTAAAATCCAAAATTTAAGCGCAAGCATTAGCCATGATAATGGGTTTGCCATAGCAGTGGTAGTTGCTACTTATATATCTTAAAAAAGTATTTTTATATTCTCTTGGTTCAAAGAGATTTTAATACTAGCTTTAAGGCTAATGAGTGTGCGTATTTTTAAGGCGATACAATTTCTATGTGTTCTTTCTTTTGACATTTTATAATATATAAAAGATGATAAATTGAACATAATAAATAACAACAAATAAATGATATGCAATAAAAATACACACCCATATAAATTAAAAAATATTATTTAATATAAATACATAACAAATACAGCCAACCATTTTAACACGACAAGCAGAGTTAATGAGAGTTAGTGGGCGTGATTTTATTGGTGTTTTCGGTTTATCCTAATAAATGTAGAGAGCAAGCTAAGAAATAAGTTATAACTAAAATACAACAAAAATGCAAAATAATCCATAAATATATACAACAAATATTATAAAATAATAAAATATGTAATAAATCATTATAAAATAAACCAAGCCATAAATAGAGAGCAAGCGATACGCAATAAAATCATAATAACATACATAGAACAATATACATAATAATACATACAACAAAACTAATCTTAAAAAGGCATGCATAGAAATAAAGGTTTTTAAAAAGATTGTTAGGAATCTAAGGGGGTGGATTATAGTTTAAAAATCATTTAAAGCAAAAGACACCTAGCCAACAAGCTATAACATTAGAAATCATTCTATTAAGTCAACGCATATGAGAGACACTAGCAAGCTTGAGTAAGCCAAGCTTAAGCGCTCTAGGCAATTTAAACGAGTGTTTTTAAAGGCGAAAATTGACGCTAAAAGATTTCATCTTTCTAGTGTAACTGCTTGTGATTAAACGCATTTTTAAAAAATCAAAGCAAGAGCTTTAAAACTAAAAACAAGTCAAACAGCCTTTGAAAAAACACTTGCTTAAAAACTTATATTTGAAAACACTTTTAAAAAAATTTGTTTAAAAATCTTATGTTTAAACACCCTTAAAAATTAAGGCAAGAGCTGTTAAAAACCCAAAGCGAGTTAGCGATAAAAGATTTCATCTTTCTAATATCATTGCTTGTAATTAAACACACTTTTAAAAGCCAAGATAAGAACTTTTAAAAAAACTAAAGTAAGATTTTAAAAACCAAAGCAAATCAAACAGCCTTTGAAAAAAATCTTGCTTAAAATCTTATGATTGAACACACTTAAGAACCAAAGCAAGAGCTTTTAAAAACCAAATTAAGAGAGCTTTTAAAAAACTCTCTTAAAGAACGCTTACTTTAATAAGCAAACACATAATTAGCAAACACGCTATAGAGTCTTCTGTATTCTAGTTTAGCCCCCATAAAATTATAGTAGTTGGTGTTAATAGTAGGGATTTTAACCCCTAGCTCAAAGCCATGTTGATACACATGCGCAATCTTTGCATTCTCTGCTAGATTGAGCCTTAGCCCAAGGTTGAACAAGAATTGGAAATTGGAGGGATTGACATGTGTTTTATAAGGGGTGGTTGGCCATTAAAGACAGGATGATTCTCTAGTATTGCATAATTATTATTAAGCCAAGAAGTTCCGGCTAGTTGAATGCCCGTAAAGACACCAAAAGAAAGCTTGCTTTTAGCTCTATTGACTTTTTTATCGTTAATGAAGTTAAAGAGCAAGTCTGTGCCAAACCCATAGGTCAGCACATTTGAGGCAGAATTAAAAAATCCGCTCTTAATATACGCATAGTTATAGTCAAAGAACCCATAGTATCTCGCACCAAACCATTTTTTCTTCCCAAAAAATTGCTTATAGCCTAGCATGACTCCAAAGCCATTCATCGCCCCATTGTTGATACGAGATTTAATCAAGCCAAGATGTCTAAAGGGGTTCGCACTCATCGCATTGATAGCGTTAGTGAGTGCCATTTGCTTGTTAGCATTGATAGCGTAGGTGTATCCGGGAGAATCGTAGTTGGGTGTTTTGGTGGCGATATCATTGAGGTTGAGCTTGTTATGAGATAGGGCTAAGCCTTGAGAGTTAGCGAGATTCAAAAAATGGTTTAATGCGTTTTTATTGTTGTCTAAGTTTAATATATCTACAGCAACTTGTGCATCATGGGCATTTTGAGCCACATAGTAGTTGATGATGTTTTTTGTAGCGGTTTCATAATTGCTGTAATCATCATTCCATTCAGAGTTTTGGAATGGTATAAATTTTGCAAGCATAAGAAGTTGGTGTTCTTTCTTGATGGCTTGCGCAAACTCTGCTATGTTTGCTTGCGAAAGGTGGGCTCGGTCTTTTTGTAATGTGTCTGCAAGGGTGTTGAGCTCTTGACTTATCTCTAAGTATTGCTTAGTATTATCAATCATTGTTTTAAAAGTTTGAAAATCAGAAGTAGTATCTATTAAAACTCTCTCTTGTTTGGGAACATCATGCCCCCAAGCACTATTGCATGTAGGCCCTTCCCAGACATCATAAGTTATGCAAGCGCTCTGCGAATCGTTATTTGCATCCATTGTCCAAGCTCCATTGCTAACAATAAGATGCTCTAATGCTTGAACTTGGTCTAACCAAGATGATAGAGATGATAGATATGTAGGAGTAGGAGTAGGAGGGCGATGGATGGTAAGATAGGCATGGGCAACTTCATTAGCCATTTTTTGAGATGGAATTTCAGTATTGTCATGGAGATAATATATTTGTTCGTTGAAAGGTGATAGTGGCTGATTAGATTCAATCTTGGCTATAGAGACTGAACAATTTCCATTAGTGTTTTTATTGCCAACAATTCCATCCATACAATAAGCATAGCTACCTATAATATTGAGAAGGGAGTTAAATCGAGCGTTTTCTACCAAATTCCATATAGAAGATTTGCTTTTGTAATCGCTGTTACTCTCGTTAAAAGATAGAAGGCTGTCAATAGCCTTTTGAATCACTTCATTGCTAGAGCCATTGGCAACTTGAGTGTTTAAGGCGTTAAAGCGCACTAAAGTGTTTTGTAAATCTAAAAATCTGTTATTAAGCTTTTGTATCGCACCACTATTTTGAGTGTTTTGCTCCGCCTCGCCAATTTGATACCCCACATTGATAAAAAAGCCATCATCTTCAGCACAGAGATGTTGCGTAAGGGTTAAAAATAAGCATAAGATTAACACAGAGATATTTTTCATCATCACTTCCTTTTGCATTTCTTGAAATTTTTCCAAAGTTAAATGGGGTTAGAAATGGCTTTTTAAAATTTTAAAGATTTATCTATTTAAGTATTAAATAAAAATTTAAATATAAATTAAACAATAAAGTATGTAATAAGATGTAATAAAGTTTTTTTATATATCAATTGTGATTATACCATGAATATGCTTTATATTATGATAAATTTTTTAACAACACTTCAAAATCGTTTCAAAAATCAATCTGAGTTTGTTGGCATCTGTTAGAGCTAATAGTATTAAGCTAATTATAATAATTATTTTTATAATATGGTTATCTAACAATTTGTTAATGAAAGGTTATTATAATGTATTTATCTATGAGAAAAAAAGCTCCTTTTTTGATACCTTTAGGAATGGTTTCTATCATTACTCCTGCAATTCAAGCAAAAGTCAAACACCATGTTTTACAAAAAGTTACAGCAACTGAGCAAAAATATAGTAGCGTAGCGCCTAATTCATGGCAAAGCGAGGAGGTGCGTAATTCCACAAGCTCTCGCACCGTAATTTCTAATAAGCAACTTAAAAAAACCGGTAATTTAAATATTGAGAGTGCTTTGCAAAATGTGCCGGGACTTCAAATTAGAGATGCTACAGGAACAGGAGTGTTACCTAAAATCTCAGTAAGAGGTTTTGGTGGGGGAGGTAACGGGCATAGCAATACGGGCATGATTTTAGTTAATGGAATCCCTATTTATGGTGCGCCGTATTCTAATATTGAACTAGCTATCTTTCCTGTAACCTTTCAATCAGTGGATAGAATTGATGTGATTAAAGGCGGCACAAGCGTTCAATATGGGCCTAACACTTTTGGGGGTGTGATAAATATCATTACTAAAGAAATTCCAAAAGAGTGGGAAAATCAAGCAGCTGAGCGCATTACTTTTTGGGGGCGCTCTTCTAATGGAGGTTTTGTTGATCCTAGTGAAAAGGGTAAGCCCTTAGCCCAAACTTTAGGCAATCAAATGCTTTATAACACTTATGTAAGAACTGCAGGAATGCTAGGCAAGCATGTAGGAATTAGCGCACAAGCTAATTGGATTAATGGGCAAGGCTTTAGGCAAAATAGCCCTACAGGGGTGCAAAACTACATGCTTGATGCGATTTATAAAATCAATCATAGCAATTCTATAAAAGCCTATTACCAATATTATAAATACAACTCTTATCATCCGGGAACTTTGAGCGCACAAGATTATGAGGAAAATCGTTTTACAAATAATAGGCCTGATAATCAAGATGGAGGGCGAGCTAAACGATTTGGGGTTGTGTATCAAAATTATTTTGGCGACTTAGATAAGATAGGGGGAGATTTTAACTTTACTTATTATACGCATGATATGTCAAGAGATTTTGGCTTTTCTAACCAATATAAAAGCGTGTATATGAAAAGTCAAAATCAAGTTTTACCTTTTAAGGGTATAGGCACTACACCAAATAACACAAATAATCCAAATTGTGGTGCATATTCTTATAGCGATACCAATAGTCCTTGTTGGGAATATTATGACAATATACGGCGCTTTGTAGTGAATGCGTTTGAGCCAAAACTTAATCTAGTGGTCAATACCAACAAGGTTAAGCAAACTTTTAAAGTGGGCATGCGCTTTATGACGGAGGATTTATATCGCCGTTCCACTACAAGAAAAAACCCTAGCGAGCCTAGTGGAGGCTTTGATAAGGGAAATTCAGTTAATAACTTCAATAATTATACTTCGGTGTATCTTAGCGATGAAATCAATATCAATAACGGCATGCTTACGATTACTCCCGGAATAAGATATACCTTTTTAAACTATAAGAAAAAAGATGTTGCCCCTTTTAAAACCAATCAAGTGCCTAAAACGATTAAAGAGCATTATAACCAATGGAATCCTGCTGTTAATGTTGGATACAGACCCCTTAAAGAACTTTTATTTTATTTCAATTATCAAAGAAGTTATATTCCACCACAATATAGCAATGTAGGAGGATTTGTAGGCACAAGCACGGATTATTTTCAAATCTTTAATGTTATGGAGGGGGGTGCTCGCTACTATCTTAATGACAAAGCGAGTTTTAATGCCAATTATTTTGTGATTTTTGCGAACCATTATTTTACGGGGCGCTATGGGGATAATAAAGAACCGGTTAATGCAAGAAGTCAAGGTGTGGAACTAGAGCTATATTATAATCCTATTAGGGGGTTAAGTTTCCATGCGGCTTATACTTATATTGACGCTAATATCACAAGCCACACTATGGTAACCAATCCTGCTGACCCTAAGGGAGCTAAAAAGGATATTTTTGGTAAAAAACTGCCTTTTGTAAGCCCTCATCAATTCGTTTTAGACGCAAGCTATACTTATGGCAAGACAACTATTGGTTTAAGTAGCTTTTTTTATAGCCGAGCTTATACTGATGTGTTAAATACAAGAGATTATATTCAATACGCACCTACCATTAAAAACGGGGCTATTACCACTAGAACTGCTGGTATGATGCCATGGTATTGGGTATGGAACTTACAAATTTCTAGCACTTTATGGGAATATAAGCGCCAAAGCATTCAAGCAAGCTTGCAAATCAATAATATTTTTAACATGAAGTATTGGTTTGGAGGGGTTGGAACTAGCCCTAATGGTAAAGAGGCGGCACCCCCTAGAAGTATCACAGCGTATTTAAGCTATAACTTTTAAAATTATTAATTTGATACGCATTTTTTTAAAAAAGCCATGATAAGTTTGACTAGAAAGTTTCAAATCTCTTTCTAGTTATAGGCGCTTATCATAAAGAAATTAAGCAAAAATAAGCCATAATAAACTACCAATTTGATAAAAAATTTTTTAAAATAGATTTTCTGCAAAAGGATATAAGATACAGCGAAGAAAGTGGACACAAGAAGAATTTTTGGTCGTGTTTAATTTGTATTTAAAGCTACCTTTTGGAAAAATGGATGCTAGAAACTCTCAAGTAATAGAAATCGCTAAGCTTATCAATCGCACCCCATCTGCTGTTGCTATGAGGTTATGCAATTTTGCTTCTGTTGACCCTTATCATCAGCAAAGGGGCATACAAGGCTTAGAGGGTGGTAAAAAACAATGTGAGCCTATTTTTGAAAGATTTATCAATGACAGAGAAAATCTTATGTATGAGAGCGAGAAGATTTTAGCAAATCTTAAGAACGAAAGCTTACTTGATAATAATGAGTTAGAAACCAAAGAGAGCGATTTTTCATCTACTATGAGAGAAAGTCTTATTAAAACACGAGTTAATCAAAATTTATTTAGAAAAATCGTTTTAGCTAATTATGGGGGAAAATGTGCTATCTCAAACATAACTATCCCCAATTTGCTTGTTGCTAGTCATATAGTTCCATGGGCAACAGATGAAAAGAATAGGCTAAATCCAGCAAATGGGATTTGCTTAAACGCTCTTTATGATAGGGCTTATGATAATGGGTTGCTTAGTATTGATTTGAATTATAAGGTTATCTTATCTTCACAGCTAAAAGGCGAATGCCAACAAGAGTATTTTAAAATCTACTTTGCCAATATTGAAAATAAGAAAATCAATTTGCCTGAAAAATTTTTACCCAATAAGACATTTTTAGATTATCATCTAAATCATTGTTTTAAACATTAAGCATAAATTTTATAGAAAATAAATCTTAAAATATTAAGTTATAAAAATCAAAAACCCCTAACCCTTAAAATAAGAATAAGCTAAAAGGGGCCGTATTTTAAAAATAAGTCCACAAACCAACAACCCCCACAAAAGAAAAATAGGGGGTAGGGAAGTTAAGCGTCTAAATACTTAGAATCACTAAAGCTACTTGCTTGAACATTATTAAACGCATTTTCTAGGCTATCAAAGAAATGGGGGTGCAAATTTTGCATGTCTTTTAAGAAATTTTTGGTGGCTAATCGTGCGATGGGGGGCTTATCTGAAGTGGGTTGTTTAGCTGGGCAATTACAATCAGGGGCTACAGGAATATTTTGAGAAGTAACAAAATGAATGCTTGCAGCCTCTCTAACCTTAATTAAAGGGCGAATCACTAATAAGCCATTTTCAGCCCTATAAATAGGGGGCATACTTCTTAAAGTGCCATTATAAGTAAAATTCATAAAAAAGCTCTCCACAGCATCATCTAAATGATGAGCGATAGCGACTTTATTGTAGCCCTCCTCTAAAGCCTTAGAATACAAAGCCCCCCTTCTTAAGCGAGAGCAAAACGAGCAAAACGAGCTTTTTTCACGGCGTTTTTCATTGATAGTAGAGGCAATTTGAGTGTAAATAATCTCATGGGGAATGCCTTGTTCTTCGCATAATTTGCTCAACCATTTTA contains the following coding sequences:
- the rsmD gene encoding 16S rRNA (guanine(966)-N(2))-methyltransferase RsmD — protein: MSNHQNPLVKKFKIIGGACKGLSLNLPTTSSTRPTKAIVRESFFNTLQTEIYGAHFIEVFGGSASMGLEALSRGAESALFFEQNKSAYKTILENIALVEKRLQCSNRAHAIYDDTFKHLPNLSLKDNGLNIIYLDPPFETSGFKGIYEQCFCALETLLNRSNRTNLLVVFEHESVYKIPKNLVTLAIIKQKKFGKTTLSYFQ
- the fliL gene encoding flagellar basal body-associated protein FliL, giving the protein MAEEAQENTEQAPKKSKALLFVVIGSVVVMLLLVGVIVMLLMGNKEEAKDKDNNAPSTTKEASANPKANKTQDAKEGSNIQQYLVLGPLYAIDAPFVVNLVSQNGRRYLKTSISLELNNEKLLNEIKIKDTAIKDTIIEILSSKSVEEVVTNKGKNKLKDEIKSHLNSFLIDGFIKNVFFTDFVIQ
- the acpS gene encoding holo-ACP synthase, whose amino-acid sequence is MVGVDIVSIARIEKSLKRFERKFLERFLNPEEIVLCNNKLPTIAGFWALKEACSKALGVGISKELGFLDIHISKSPRNAPLITLSKEKMNYFKIQNLSASISHDNGFAIAVVVATYIS
- a CDS encoding outer membrane beta-barrel protein, coding for MFNLGLRLNLAENAKIAHVYQHGFELGVKIPTINTNYYNFMGAKLEYRRLYSVFANYVFAY
- a CDS encoding outer membrane protein, which produces MKNISVLILCLFLTLTQHLCAEDDGFFINVGYQIGEAEQNTQNSGAIQKLNNRFLDLQNTLVRFNALNTQVANGSSNEVIQKAIDSLLSFNESNSDYKSKSSIWNLVENARFNSLLNIIGSYAYCMDGIVGNKNTNGNCSVSIAKIESNQPLSPFNEQIYYLHDNTEIPSQKMANEVAHAYLTIHRPPTPTPTYLSSLSSWLDQVQALEHLIVSNGAWTMDANNDSQSACITYDVWEGPTCNSAWGHDVPKQERVLIDTTSDFQTFKTMIDNTKQYLEISQELNTLADTLQKDRAHLSQANIAEFAQAIKKEHQLLMLAKFIPFQNSEWNDDYSNYETATKNIINYYVAQNAHDAQVAVDILNLDNNKNALNHFLNLANSQGLALSHNKLNLNDIATKTPNYDSPGYTYAINANKQMALTNAINAMSANPFRHLGLIKSRINNGAMNGFGVMLGYKQFFGKKKWFGARYYGFFDYNYAYIKSGFFNSASNVLTYGFGTDLLFNFINDKKVNRAKSKLSFGVFTGIQLAGTSWLNNNYAILENHPVFNGQPPLIKHMSIPPISNSCSTLG
- a CDS encoding TonB-dependent receptor family protein, which translates into the protein MVSIITPAIQAKVKHHVLQKVTATEQKYSSVAPNSWQSEEVRNSTSSRTVISNKQLKKTGNLNIESALQNVPGLQIRDATGTGVLPKISVRGFGGGGNGHSNTGMILVNGIPIYGAPYSNIELAIFPVTFQSVDRIDVIKGGTSVQYGPNTFGGVINIITKEIPKEWENQAAERITFWGRSSNGGFVDPSEKGKPLAQTLGNQMLYNTYVRTAGMLGKHVGISAQANWINGQGFRQNSPTGVQNYMLDAIYKINHSNSIKAYYQYYKYNSYHPGTLSAQDYEENRFTNNRPDNQDGGRAKRFGVVYQNYFGDLDKIGGDFNFTYYTHDMSRDFGFSNQYKSVYMKSQNQVLPFKGIGTTPNNTNNPNCGAYSYSDTNSPCWEYYDNIRRFVVNAFEPKLNLVVNTNKVKQTFKVGMRFMTEDLYRRSTTRKNPSEPSGGFDKGNSVNNFNNYTSVYLSDEININNGMLTITPGIRYTFLNYKKKDVAPFKTNQVPKTIKEHYNQWNPAVNVGYRPLKELLFYFNYQRSYIPPQYSNVGGFVGTSTDYFQIFNVMEGGARYYLNDKASFNANYFVIFANHYFTGRYGDNKEPVNARSQGVELELYYNPIRGLSFHAAYTYIDANITSHTMVTNPADPKGAKKDIFGKKLPFVSPHQFVLDASYTYGKTTIGLSSFFYSRAYTDVLNTRDYIQYAPTIKNGAITTRTAGMMPWYWVWNLQISSTLWEYKRQSIQASLQINNIFNMKYWFGGVGTSPNGKEAAPPRSITAYLSYNF
- a CDS encoding HNH endonuclease, whose protein sequence is MFNLYLKLPFGKMDARNSQVIEIAKLINRTPSAVAMRLCNFASVDPYHQQRGIQGLEGGKKQCEPIFERFINDRENLMYESEKILANLKNESLLDNNELETKESDFSSTMRESLIKTRVNQNLFRKIVLANYGGKCAISNITIPNLLVASHIVPWATDEKNRLNPANGICLNALYDRAYDNGLLSIDLNYKVILSSQLKGECQQEYFKIYFANIENKKINLPEKFLPNKTFLDYHLNHCFKH
- a CDS encoding tRNA 2-thiocytidine biosynthesis TtcA family protein produces the protein MRYEISKKVLHIVGKTNATYKLIEEGDKVLLGLSGGKDSIMLACILARMQRHAPFKFDFKAVTIHYGLGEDLKWLSKLCEEQGIPHEIIYTQIASTINEKRREKSSFCSFCSRLRRGALYSKALEEGYNKVAIAHHLDDAVESFFMNFTYNGTLRSMPPIYRAENGLLVIRPLIKVREAASIHFVTSQNIPVAPDCNCPAKQPTSDKPPIARLATKNFLKDMQNLHPHFFDSLENAFNNVQASSFSDSKYLDA